In a genomic window of Acropora muricata isolate sample 2 unplaced genomic scaffold, ASM3666990v1 scaffold_758, whole genome shotgun sequence:
- the LOC136908313 gene encoding uncharacterized protein: protein MLIGDPRKLNTLEEITLTIKERELNRVNSYKYLGVIINENLSCTDHVDYITTKVSQRLGVLQRIRHLLQRDTRKLFVKAMVLPILDYADVTCGDKSNTILMNKIQLLPNKAAKLILDMPKHSSATEAPDRLLEKSEDLIIYF from the coding sequence ATGCTAATTGGCGATCCAAGGAAACTTAACACCTTAGAAGAAATCACATTAACAATCAAGGAGAGGGAGTTAAACAGAGTCAATTCCTACAAGTATCTGGGCGTAATTATTAATGAGAATCTGTCTTGTACTGATCACGTGGATTACATCACGACCAAAGTGTCTCAGAGGCTTGGCGTTTTACAAAGAATAAGACATCTCCTGCAGAGAGATACAAGGAAACTCTTTGTAAAAGCCATGGTGCTGCCAATCCTTGATTATGCTGATGTAACTTGCGGGGATAAATCCAACACCATACTGATGAACAAGATCCAATTACTCCCGAATAAAGCAGCTAAATTAATTTTAGATATGCCAAAGCATTCATCAGCAACAGAAGCTCCTGATCGACTTTTGGAAAAAAGCGAAGATCTCATCATCTATTTTTAA